A window from Drosophila nasuta strain 15112-1781.00 chromosome 3, ASM2355853v1, whole genome shotgun sequence encodes these proteins:
- the LOC132790832 gene encoding fibrinogen-like protein 1 produces MGRTKINVILLIILKLFLVGTTTGEETCENDREMDKLCGGHTYKSVKPLLDYFKQVRNELDQSEIKEKHISEINADLMIKYHEIVGIHEKLMKEAFQLDEYKNKIIRKENNLQLCQSKVDKLESEINSQQTTINQLTLHLSDKSNKLEICEVQLKKLNSSVIEKDEKISGYSATIQNITEYQKTISLKLEERQTMLFKKDKYIEICHAEIIKLNRTSHNNIPSNCLPFGEHPGVHEIKVSGVGFFDVLCDSQLAGPGWIVIQQRINGKENFTRDWATYRKGFGSLDSDFFLGLEKIYRLTSQQQYELYIHLLAEDGNIFYARYDDFKISDEDHGYALSLGKFKGNVWDAMRIHENMKFTTFDRDNDLFFYDNCAVWNNGGWWYNECSQCNLNGLYGKNLYWYAEKVNILKEAKMLIRPKEDKNK; encoded by the exons ATGGgtagaacaaaaataaacgtaattttattaataatccTCAAACTATTCTTAGTGGGCACAACAACAGGAGAAGAG ACATGCGAGAACGACCGAGAAATGGACAAACTGTGCGGCGGTCATACCTATAAAAGTGTGAAGCCTTTGCTAGACTACTTTAAGCAAGTTCGTAATGAGTTAGACCAAAgtgaaattaaagaaaagcaTATAAGTGAAATAAATGCTGATCTTATGATCAAGTATCATGAAATTGTAGGAATTCATGAAAAGCTCATGAAGGAGGCATTTCAATTAGatgagtataaaaacaaaataataagaaaagaaaacaatttgcaattgtgtcaaagtAAAGTTGATAAATTAGAATCTGAGATTAATTCACAACAAACAACTATAAACCAATTAACACTACATTTATCAGATAAATCTAACAAATTGGAAATATGTGAggttcaattaaaaaaactgaATTCTAGTGTTATTGAAAAAGATGAGAAAATTTCTGGATACTCTGCAACAATTCAAAACATCACAGAATATCAGAAAACAATTAGTTTGAAATTAGAGGAGAGGCAAacaatgttatttaaaaaagataaatacatTGAAATATGCCATgcagaaattattaaattaaataggaCATCACATAATAATATTCCTTCAAATTGTCTCCCTTTCGGAGAACATCCTGGTGTGCATGAAATTAAAGTTTCTGGTGTTGGTTTCTTCGATGTTCTATGCGATAGTCAGTTAGCTGGGCCTGGTTGGATAGTAATACAGCAGCGAATTAatggaaaagaaaactttacCAGGGATTGGGCCACATATAGAAAAGGTTTCGGTTCATTGGATAGTGACTTTTTCCTAGGATTGGAAAAGATCTATCGACTAACGAGTCAGCAGCAATACGAACTCTACATACATTTGCTTGCCGAAGATGGCAACATCTTCTACGCTCGATATGATGATTTCAAAATATCCGATGAGGACCATGGATACGCACTAAGCTTGGGTAAATTCAAGGGAAATGTTTGGGATGCGATGAGAATCCAcgaaaacatgaaattcacaacattcGATCGGGATAatgatctttttttttatgataattGTGCAGTTTGGAATAATGGTGGCTGGTGGTACAACGAATGTTCTCAAtg TAACTTAAATGGATTATACGGCAAGAATCTATATTGGTATGctgaaaaagtaaatatactCAAAGAAGCTAAGATGCTTATTCGTCCCAAAGAAGacaaaaataagtga